One part of the Aliivibrio fischeri ATCC 7744 = JCM 18803 = DSM 507 genome encodes these proteins:
- a CDS encoding winged helix-turn-helix domain-containing protein, with amino-acid sequence MNTENNKIIIGDRFLFDPNDNSLIDTLNDDEIIRLGGNESRVLSLLIQEPGKVVSRHELHEYVWRDQGFEVDDSSLTQAISTLRKMLQDPTKLPVYVKTVPKRGYQFISTAVAQVDPDQKIEAETEHNVENTPLNDSLNNTSVHQDDAQEAQTVAPQQNATIHQPSTANSAPQAHLSLLGTIMLIIAFVLPILAYVNHTPKSDAFVQVANYDNTPVFVPVNHPSIEQWKPLIEQCTNFYNSKHTDSLKPIEVIATSGQPNQITLNYIHSEEHSDQSISVRLLIDQKGVDKVCG; translated from the coding sequence ATGAATACAGAAAATAACAAAATTATTATTGGCGACCGGTTTCTCTTCGATCCAAACGACAATAGTCTTATTGATACACTAAATGATGATGAGATTATTCGCTTGGGTGGTAATGAAAGTCGAGTTTTAAGCCTGCTGATTCAAGAACCAGGGAAGGTTGTTAGCCGTCACGAACTACATGAGTATGTTTGGAGAGATCAAGGCTTTGAAGTTGATGATTCAAGTTTAACTCAAGCTATCTCTACATTAAGGAAGATGCTCCAAGACCCAACCAAGTTGCCTGTTTATGTAAAAACAGTGCCAAAACGTGGTTATCAATTTATTTCAACAGCTGTTGCTCAAGTCGATCCAGACCAGAAAATAGAAGCTGAAACTGAACACAATGTAGAGAATACTCCGTTAAACGATTCTCTAAATAACACTTCAGTACATCAAGATGATGCTCAAGAAGCACAAACTGTGGCACCACAACAAAACGCAACAATACATCAGCCATCTACGGCTAATTCAGCACCACAGGCACATCTATCTCTTTTAGGTACAATAATGCTTATTATTGCATTTGTTTTGCCTATTCTTGCTTATGTTAATCATACGCCAAAATCAGATGCCTTTGTCCAAGTTGCTAATTATGATAATACGCCTGTTTTTGTTCCGGTTAACCACCCTAGCATCGAGCAGTGGAAACCTCTTATTGAACAATGTACAAATTTTTATAATTCAAAGCACACTGATTCATTAAAACCAATTGAAGTTATTGCCACTAGCGGTCAACCAAATCAAATTACATTAAATTATATACATAGCGAAGAGCACAGTGATCAAAGCATCAGTGTACGCTTGCTAATTGATCAAAAAGGGGTGGATAAGGTATGTGGATAA
- the proW gene encoding glycine betaine/L-proline ABC transporter permease ProW, which produces MSANQTTNDPWSQNETQSNDPWGQASESASSNDWLTTEAVDTKSFDILNPFEEAVLPVDTWVESGLNWLVEHGRPLFQAIRVPIDFILSSFETALVSTPAPFMLLILFLLAWQFSNLKLGVSTAISLLFIGLIGAWSQAMTTLALVMTSVFFCLLIGLPMGIWLARSRTAAKFIRPILDAMQTTPAFVYLVPIVMLFGIGNVPGVVVTIIFALPPVVRLTILGIQQVPTDLIEAGHSFGANKKQMLYRIQLPLALPTIMAGVNQTLMLSLSMVVIASMIAVGGLGQMVLRGIGRLDMGLAAVGGLGIVILAILLDRITQVLGVNAGNTKLRWYQMGPVAILLKIFAQKKEPKQELKLKEK; this is translated from the coding sequence ATGTCAGCAAATCAAACAACAAATGATCCATGGTCACAAAATGAAACTCAATCAAACGATCCTTGGGGTCAAGCAAGCGAATCAGCATCTTCAAACGATTGGTTAACAACAGAAGCAGTCGACACTAAATCTTTTGATATTCTAAACCCATTTGAAGAAGCGGTTCTTCCTGTAGATACATGGGTTGAATCTGGATTAAATTGGTTGGTGGAGCATGGTCGCCCCCTATTTCAAGCAATACGTGTTCCTATCGACTTTATTTTAAGCTCTTTTGAAACCGCTCTTGTATCAACACCTGCGCCATTCATGTTGCTTATTTTATTTTTACTTGCGTGGCAATTTTCAAATCTAAAGCTTGGAGTATCCACTGCAATTTCACTGTTATTTATAGGGCTTATCGGTGCTTGGTCACAAGCGATGACAACCCTTGCTCTGGTTATGACCTCTGTGTTTTTCTGTTTACTTATCGGACTCCCTATGGGGATCTGGTTAGCAAGGAGTCGCACTGCAGCCAAATTTATTAGACCTATCTTAGATGCAATGCAAACCACCCCTGCATTCGTTTATTTAGTTCCAATCGTTATGCTATTTGGTATTGGTAATGTTCCAGGTGTAGTCGTAACCATCATTTTTGCTCTACCTCCGGTTGTTCGTTTAACCATACTCGGTATTCAGCAAGTACCTACCGACCTTATTGAAGCTGGACACTCTTTTGGTGCGAATAAAAAACAGATGCTTTATCGAATCCAATTACCTCTAGCGCTGCCAACTATCATGGCTGGTGTAAACCAAACCCTAATGTTATCTCTGTCTATGGTTGTTATCGCATCTATGATTGCTGTAGGTGGTTTAGGTCAAATGGTATTACGAGGTATTGGACGATTGGATATGGGGCTGGCTGCCGTTGGTGGTCTAGGTATTGTTATCCTTGCCATTTTACTCGATAGAATCACTCAAGTATTAGGTGTAAACGCAGGCAATACCAAATTACGTTGGTATCAAATGGGACCTGTCGCCATCTTATTAAAAATATTTGCTCAAAAAAAAGAACCAAAACAAGAACTGAAACTTAAGGAGAAATAA
- the yfcE gene encoding phosphodiesterase: MKLFFASDLHGSLPATQRVIDTFLASKADHLILLGDLINFGPRNPLPEGHNPLAVAELLNQYADSIIAVRGNCDSEVDQMLLSFPIMSDYHIVLLPTGQKLFLTHGHIYNADKRPPLKKGDIIAHGHTHITVAEWVGDQIIFNPGSTTFPRIEGEKASYGLLDGQTLSVCDFEGNTLHSIDI, translated from the coding sequence GTGAAACTATTTTTTGCTTCGGATCTGCATGGATCTTTACCTGCAACCCAGCGTGTTATTGATACGTTTCTAGCTTCAAAAGCAGATCACCTGATTTTACTTGGGGATTTAATTAATTTTGGTCCACGAAACCCATTACCTGAAGGTCACAACCCACTTGCGGTTGCCGAATTATTAAATCAATATGCAGATTCTATCATTGCAGTAAGAGGGAATTGTGACAGTGAAGTTGATCAGATGCTGCTTTCATTTCCTATCATGTCTGATTATCACATTGTGCTATTACCAACGGGTCAAAAATTATTTTTAACTCATGGCCATATTTATAATGCTGATAAGCGACCACCATTGAAAAAAGGCGATATTATCGCTCATGGTCATACGCATATTACGGTTGCAGAGTGGGTTGGAGATCAAATTATTTTTAATCCAGGTTCTACAACTTTCCCACGTATTGAAGGGGAAAAAGCAAGTTATGGGTTACTTGATGGACAGACGCTAAGTGTATGTGATTTTGAAGGTAATACTTTGCACTCGATTGATATTTAA
- the adk gene encoding adenylate kinase encodes MRIILLGAPGAGKGTQAQFIMDKYGIPQISTGDMLRAAIKAGTELGKQAKSVIDAGQLVSDEIILGLVKERIAQEDCAKGFLLDGFPRTIPQADGLKENGVSIDYVLEFDVADEVIVERMSGRCAHLPSGRTYHVVYNPPKEEGKDDETGEPLVIREDDKPETVLARLGIYHEQTAPLIAYYNKEAEAGNTKYLKFDGTKLVAEVSAEIEKALA; translated from the coding sequence ATGCGTATCATCCTTTTAGGTGCACCAGGTGCGGGTAAAGGTACTCAAGCTCAGTTCATCATGGATAAATATGGTATTCCACAAATCTCTACAGGTGACATGCTACGTGCTGCAATCAAGGCAGGTACTGAGCTTGGTAAACAAGCAAAATCTGTAATTGATGCTGGTCAACTTGTATCTGATGAGATCATCCTTGGTCTTGTTAAAGAGCGTATTGCTCAAGAAGATTGCGCTAAAGGTTTCCTACTAGATGGTTTCCCTCGTACAATTCCTCAAGCTGATGGCCTAAAAGAGAACGGTGTATCTATCGATTACGTTCTTGAGTTTGACGTTGCTGACGAAGTAATCGTTGAGCGTATGTCTGGTCGTTGTGCTCACCTTCCTTCTGGTCGTACTTACCACGTAGTGTACAACCCACCAAAAGAAGAAGGTAAAGATGACGAAACTGGCGAGCCTCTTGTTATCCGTGAAGATGATAAGCCTGAGACAGTACTTGCTCGTTTAGGTATCTACCATGAGCAAACTGCACCGCTTATCGCTTACTACAACAAAGAAGCTGAAGCAGGTAATACTAAGTACCTTAAATTTGATGGTACTAAATTAGTTGCTGAAGTAAGTGCTGAAATCGAAAAAGCACTAGCGTAA
- the proX gene encoding glycine betaine/L-proline ABC transporter substrate-binding protein ProX, with the protein MINSWKKALTASIVSTLALSTNVWAEKLPGEGVSVQALQSTVAEETFQTSIVNRALEELGYDVQPTKEVDYNVAYTSIAKGDATFLAVGWFPLHADKYTMSGGDDKFYRQGQYVSGAAQGYLIDKKTAEKYGITNIGQLKDPKIAKLFDADGDGKADLTGCNPGWGCEMVIEHQIETYQLEDTVTHNQGNYAAIIADTISRYKNGEPILYYTWTPYWVSGVLVPNKDVVWLEVPFSALPGERKNVDTTLSNGKNYGFEMNSMRIIANKEFAAQNPAAARLFEIIKLNINDVSAQNMMMSKGKNSTADIESHVNGWIKANRNLFDSWINEAKKAAM; encoded by the coding sequence ATGATTAATTCATGGAAGAAAGCACTAACAGCCAGTATCGTTTCGACATTAGCTTTATCTACTAATGTTTGGGCTGAAAAGCTTCCAGGAGAAGGAGTTAGCGTTCAAGCTCTTCAATCAACAGTTGCTGAAGAAACATTTCAAACCTCGATTGTAAATCGTGCTCTTGAAGAACTTGGTTATGATGTACAACCAACAAAAGAAGTGGATTACAACGTTGCTTACACATCAATTGCTAAAGGCGATGCAACATTTCTTGCTGTTGGATGGTTCCCTCTTCATGCCGATAAATACACAATGTCTGGTGGAGATGACAAATTCTACCGTCAAGGCCAATACGTAAGTGGCGCAGCTCAAGGTTACTTAATTGATAAAAAAACAGCAGAGAAATATGGCATCACTAATATTGGTCAATTAAAAGATCCAAAGATAGCTAAATTATTTGATGCTGATGGTGATGGCAAAGCAGATCTTACTGGTTGTAACCCTGGTTGGGGTTGTGAAATGGTAATCGAACACCAAATTGAGACTTATCAACTTGAAGATACTGTCACACATAACCAAGGTAACTACGCAGCAATTATTGCTGATACGATTTCACGTTATAAAAATGGCGAGCCAATTCTCTACTATACGTGGACACCTTACTGGGTAAGTGGTGTTCTAGTACCAAATAAAGACGTTGTTTGGTTAGAAGTACCTTTCTCTGCATTACCAGGGGAACGTAAAAATGTAGATACCACATTATCAAATGGCAAAAACTACGGTTTTGAAATGAACTCTATGCGCATTATTGCGAATAAAGAATTTGCGGCACAAAACCCAGCAGCTGCAAGGTTATTTGAAATAATTAAGCTAAACATCAACGATGTGAGTGCGCAAAACATGATGATGAGTAAAGGTAAAAACAGCACTGCTGATATTGAATCTCACGTCAATGGTTGGATAAAAGCAAACCGTAATTTATTTGACTCTTGGATAAATGAAGCGAAAAAAGCAGCGATGTAA
- the hemH gene encoding ferrochelatase: protein MNNKKTGVLLVNLGTPTAPTAAAVKQFLSEFLHDKRVVDMNRFIWCPLLHGVILPIRAPKVAKLYESVWMEDGSPLLVYSQRQVKALETRLSMPVALGMTYGEPRIKSGIESLEQQGCDEIIILPLYPQYSRTTTAAVFDQIAKQYKTTPVLPNFTMIHNYHDHPLYIKALANSVRQSWERNGKGDYVLCSYHGIPQRFVDNGDIYAAHCERTTELLAQELGLTSEQIGMSYQSRFGREEWLQPYTSETLKVLAPKGIKSLDIISPAFSSDCLETLEELSEECKEIFMESGGQKYTFIPCLNDDELHIEMMADIVSSNIFNK from the coding sequence GTGAATAATAAAAAGACAGGGGTGTTGCTGGTTAATCTTGGAACACCAACAGCGCCAACAGCTGCTGCGGTAAAACAATTTTTATCAGAATTTTTACATGATAAGCGAGTGGTGGATATGAATCGATTCATATGGTGCCCATTGCTTCATGGTGTCATTCTTCCTATACGCGCCCCAAAAGTGGCTAAGTTGTATGAAAGCGTTTGGATGGAAGACGGCTCACCATTATTAGTGTATTCACAGCGACAGGTAAAAGCATTAGAAACACGCCTTTCGATGCCTGTAGCTTTAGGAATGACTTATGGTGAACCAAGAATTAAATCTGGTATTGAGTCATTAGAACAACAAGGCTGTGATGAGATAATTATTTTACCTTTGTATCCGCAATACTCTCGTACTACAACTGCAGCTGTTTTTGACCAAATTGCAAAACAATACAAAACGACACCTGTACTACCCAATTTCACCATGATTCATAATTACCATGATCACCCTTTGTACATTAAAGCACTTGCAAACTCCGTGCGTCAGTCGTGGGAAAGGAATGGAAAGGGGGATTATGTTCTTTGCTCATACCACGGTATTCCACAACGTTTTGTTGATAATGGCGATATTTATGCAGCGCATTGTGAAAGAACAACCGAATTATTAGCACAAGAGCTAGGGTTAACTTCTGAACAAATTGGTATGAGTTACCAATCTCGTTTCGGACGTGAAGAGTGGTTACAACCTTATACTTCTGAAACATTAAAAGTGCTTGCGCCAAAAGGAATTAAATCATTAGACATTATCAGTCCTGCTTTTTCGTCTGATTGTTTGGAAACATTAGAAGAGCTTTCTGAAGAGTGTAAAGAGATTTTCATGGAGTCTGGTGGTCAAAAATACACCTTTATTCCGTGTTTAAATGATGATGAGTTACACATTGAAATGATGGCGGATATTGTTAGTAGCAACATTTTTAATAAATAA
- the proV gene encoding glycine betaine/L-proline ABC transporter ATP-binding protein ProV — protein MNPILEVKGLYKVFGEDTERAFSMIDKGANKDQVFEKTGLTIGVNDVSLSIQEGEIFVIMGLSGSGKSTLVRLLNRLIEPTKGNVFLKGKDIAHISEEELRQVRRNNISMVFQNFALMPHMTVIENAAFGLELAGVDTEKRKANALEALDRVGLGAYSESYPDELSGGMKQRVGLARALACDPDILLMDEAFSALDPLIRTEMQDELIRLQNDDKRTIVFISHDLDEAMRIGDRIAIMQNGEVVQVGTPDDILNNPANDYVEAFFRGVNVASVLTAKDIARKKPAAVFKKSEHDGPASALQILIDNDREYGIIVDKSNHYSGIVSVDSLREAHNDHNSLISAQLANGVTLTPEQPINDILGIVADVPYSVPVVDKNGNYFGVVTKSRLLQTLDKG, from the coding sequence ATGAATCCCATACTGGAAGTTAAGGGACTGTACAAAGTATTTGGAGAAGACACTGAACGTGCATTTTCAATGATTGATAAAGGCGCAAATAAAGATCAAGTGTTTGAGAAAACGGGATTAACGATTGGAGTTAATGATGTTTCTCTTAGTATTCAAGAAGGTGAAATTTTCGTAATAATGGGACTTTCTGGTTCTGGAAAATCCACATTAGTTCGTCTTCTCAATCGTCTGATCGAACCAACAAAAGGTAATGTGTTTCTCAAAGGAAAAGACATCGCCCACATTTCAGAAGAAGAACTTCGTCAAGTTCGCCGCAACAACATCTCCATGGTTTTTCAAAACTTCGCTCTAATGCCACACATGACAGTCATAGAAAATGCAGCTTTTGGTTTAGAACTCGCAGGAGTTGATACGGAAAAAAGAAAAGCAAATGCACTAGAAGCGCTAGATAGAGTTGGACTTGGTGCCTATTCTGAATCTTATCCTGATGAACTATCTGGTGGTATGAAACAACGAGTTGGTCTTGCTAGAGCATTAGCTTGTGATCCAGATATTTTATTAATGGATGAAGCATTTTCTGCTCTTGACCCTTTAATCAGAACTGAAATGCAAGACGAGCTCATTCGCTTACAAAATGACGATAAACGCACGATAGTTTTTATCTCTCATGATCTTGATGAAGCGATGAGGATCGGCGATCGCATTGCTATTATGCAAAATGGTGAAGTCGTTCAAGTAGGCACTCCAGATGATATCCTTAATAATCCAGCCAATGACTATGTTGAAGCATTTTTCAGAGGTGTAAATGTTGCTAGCGTTTTAACGGCTAAAGATATTGCACGAAAAAAGCCTGCCGCTGTTTTTAAAAAATCAGAACATGATGGCCCAGCTTCAGCTCTTCAAATCTTAATTGATAATGATCGCGAATATGGGATTATTGTCGATAAAAGTAACCACTACTCTGGCATAGTCTCTGTCGACTCTCTTCGTGAAGCTCATAATGACCATAATTCATTAATAAGTGCTCAATTGGCAAATGGCGTCACTCTTACACCTGAACAACCAATTAATGATATTTTAGGTATTGTTGCTGACGTTCCTTATTCCGTTCCTGTCGTTGACAAAAACGGTAATTACTTTGGTGTTGTGACTAAATCACGACTTCTACAAACGTTAGATAAGGGATAA
- the htpG gene encoding molecular chaperone HtpG, whose amino-acid sequence MSEQTANKETRGFQSEVKQLLHLMIHSLYSNKEIFLRELISNASDASDKLRFKALSNGDLYEGNADLGVKLSFNEAANTLTISDNGIGMSREDVIEHLGTIAKSGTADFFSKLSEDQSKDSQLIGQFGVGFYSAFIVADAVTVRTRAAGSEKDQGVQWHSEGEGDYTIEDITKESRGTDIILHMREEGKEFLNEWRLKEVIGKYSDHIGIPVSIWTVEKDEEGKDKEGKWEQVNKAQALWTRSKSDIEDAEYQEFYKHVSHDFADPLTWSHNKVEGKNDYTSLLYIPAKAPFDMMNRDHKSGLKLYVQRVFIMDDAEQFMPTYLRFVKGLIDSNDLPLNVSREILQDNKVTQSLRSACTKRVLGMLEKMAKKDDEKYLTFWKQFGQVLKEGLAEDFANKEKIAGLLRFATTEKDSSEQALGLAGYVERMKEEQDKIFYLTADSYAAAKNSPHLEQFKAKGIEVVLMYDRIDEWLMSYLTEFDGKQFQSITKAGLDLSKFEDEAEKEKHKETEEEFKSVVERTKSYLGDRVKEVRTTFKLATTPAVVVTDDFEMGTQMAKLLEAAGQAAPEVKYIFEINPDHALVKQMADEADEEAFGRWVEMLLGQAMLAERGSLEDPSQFLSAMNQLLAK is encoded by the coding sequence ATGAGTGAGCAAACTGCTAATAAAGAAACACGTGGATTTCAATCAGAAGTAAAACAGTTACTTCATTTAATGATTCACTCTTTATATTCAAATAAAGAGATCTTTTTGCGTGAACTAATCTCAAATGCTTCTGATGCATCAGATAAGCTACGTTTTAAAGCGCTATCAAATGGCGATTTATATGAAGGTAATGCCGACCTTGGTGTTAAATTATCTTTTAACGAGGCTGCAAATACATTAACCATCTCAGATAATGGTATTGGTATGAGCCGTGAAGATGTGATTGAGCATTTAGGTACGATTGCAAAATCGGGAACGGCTGATTTTTTCTCTAAATTATCTGAAGACCAAAGTAAAGACTCTCAACTTATCGGTCAATTTGGTGTAGGTTTTTACTCTGCATTTATTGTCGCTGATGCGGTTACGGTTCGTACGCGTGCTGCAGGTTCTGAAAAAGATCAAGGTGTTCAATGGCACTCAGAGGGTGAAGGTGATTACACCATTGAAGACATTACAAAAGAAAGTCGCGGTACAGATATCATTCTTCATATGCGTGAAGAAGGTAAAGAATTTCTAAATGAGTGGCGTTTAAAAGAAGTGATTGGTAAATACTCTGATCACATCGGTATCCCTGTCTCTATCTGGACTGTTGAAAAAGACGAAGAAGGAAAAGATAAAGAAGGTAAATGGGAACAAGTAAATAAAGCTCAAGCACTTTGGACTCGTAGTAAATCAGATATTGAAGATGCTGAATACCAAGAGTTCTATAAGCATGTTTCTCATGATTTTGCTGATCCATTAACTTGGAGTCACAACAAAGTAGAAGGTAAAAATGACTACACGAGCCTTCTATATATTCCGGCAAAAGCACCATTTGATATGATGAACCGTGATCATAAAAGTGGTCTAAAGTTATATGTTCAACGTGTCTTTATTATGGACGATGCTGAGCAATTTATGCCAACGTACTTACGTTTTGTTAAAGGGTTAATTGACTCAAATGATTTACCTTTAAACGTATCGCGTGAGATTCTTCAAGATAATAAAGTAACTCAATCATTACGTAGTGCATGTACAAAACGTGTACTGGGTATGCTTGAGAAAATGGCGAAAAAAGACGATGAAAAGTACCTGACTTTCTGGAAGCAATTTGGCCAAGTTTTAAAAGAAGGCTTAGCTGAAGATTTCGCTAATAAAGAAAAAATTGCTGGGTTACTACGCTTTGCAACGACAGAAAAAGACAGTTCAGAGCAAGCTCTAGGTCTTGCTGGCTATGTTGAGCGCATGAAAGAAGAACAAGATAAGATCTTCTATCTAACTGCTGATAGTTATGCTGCTGCGAAAAACAGTCCACACCTAGAACAATTTAAAGCAAAAGGTATTGAAGTTGTTCTGATGTATGACCGTATCGATGAGTGGCTAATGAGCTACTTAACCGAATTTGACGGTAAGCAATTCCAATCAATCACAAAAGCGGGCTTAGATTTAAGCAAGTTTGAAGATGAAGCGGAAAAAGAAAAACACAAAGAAACTGAAGAAGAGTTCAAGTCAGTTGTTGAGCGTACAAAGTCATATTTAGGCGATCGAGTTAAAGAAGTTCGTACTACGTTCAAATTAGCAACGACACCAGCGGTTGTTGTTACTGATGACTTTGAAATGGGTACTCAAATGGCAAAACTGTTGGAAGCTGCAGGTCAAGCAGCACCAGAAGTGAAGTACATTTTTGAAATTAACCCTGACCATGCTTTAGTAAAACAAATGGCAGATGAAGCAGATGAAGAAGCATTTGGTCGTTGGGTTGAGATGTTACTTGGTCAAGCGATGCTTGCAGAACGAGGCTCTTTAGAAGATCCGTCGCAGTTCTTAAGCGCAATGAATCAACTGCTAGCAAAATAA
- a CDS encoding regulatory protein ToxS, whose amino-acid sequence MWINKEQLPLFKRLLPLILLTISVIGSAWFYWKSDSKVEQLLISKEWQSMSTVRIDTDYEDMGPLKRADIKSNVVYLPNKTYSKSSTLTIYSGLTDEIHPLTINVMETGNWDYSGDYLLIDPTEFKDVTASDNKNFSGSQKKLIMRVFRMDAQQSKRVDVVNDKTLLLTSLNYGSGILFSH is encoded by the coding sequence ATGTGGATAAACAAAGAGCAGTTACCTCTATTCAAACGTTTATTACCCTTAATCCTGCTAACTATCTCAGTAATAGGTAGTGCATGGTTTTATTGGAAAAGCGACAGTAAAGTAGAGCAGCTATTAATATCTAAAGAATGGCAAAGTATGAGCACAGTTCGAATAGACACTGACTATGAGGATATGGGCCCACTTAAACGTGCTGATATTAAATCTAACGTGGTTTATTTACCAAATAAGACCTATTCAAAGTCATCTACATTAACGATTTACAGTGGGTTAACTGATGAAATTCATCCACTAACAATCAATGTAATGGAGACTGGTAATTGGGATTACAGCGGTGATTATTTACTTATTGACCCTACTGAATTTAAAGATGTTACTGCCAGTGACAATAAAAACTTTTCAGGTTCTCAGAAAAAGCTGATTATGCGAGTTTTCAGAATGGATGCTCAACAAAGTAAGCGTGTTGATGTGGTTAATGATAAAACATTATTGCTAACGAGCTTAAATTACGGCTCTGGCATTCTATTCTCACATTAA
- a CDS encoding TIGR01777 family oxidoreductase, protein MKILITGSTGLIGKQLLDHLKGHHLILLTRNIKKAQLSLNHLALPHVEFVSDLSSFSNFNDIDIIINLAGEPIADKKWTKKQKKKIIQSRCELTQQLSELCLASSTPPSCFISGSAIGYYGSHDNKNIDESMQVSLPDFTHQVCQEWESKALRAQNDNTRVCILRTGIVLSQSGGALGKMLLPYKLGLGGPIGNGKQYMSWIHIDDMVSAILHLVFEEQSHGIYNITAPHPVTNRIFSQALAGTLQRPHFLFTPKLLIKTILGESAVLLLDSQRIRPKRLVNEGFKFRYSRIESALKQLLQ, encoded by the coding sequence ATGAAAATACTCATAACAGGTAGTACAGGATTAATAGGAAAGCAATTACTTGACCACCTAAAAGGGCATCATTTAATCCTTCTTACTCGAAATATAAAAAAAGCCCAACTTTCTTTAAACCACCTTGCTTTACCACATGTAGAGTTTGTTTCTGACCTGTCATCTTTTTCAAACTTCAATGATATTGATATTATTATCAATCTGGCTGGAGAGCCCATTGCCGATAAAAAATGGACAAAAAAACAAAAGAAAAAAATCATTCAAAGTCGATGTGAACTAACTCAACAGCTTTCTGAGCTTTGTCTTGCCTCTTCAACTCCACCTAGTTGTTTTATTTCTGGATCAGCTATCGGCTATTACGGCAGTCATGATAATAAAAACATAGACGAAAGCATGCAGGTATCCCTACCCGATTTTACTCATCAAGTATGTCAAGAATGGGAAAGCAAGGCACTCCGAGCCCAAAACGACAATACTCGAGTTTGCATACTGCGTACTGGCATTGTGTTATCGCAATCTGGTGGAGCACTAGGAAAAATGTTACTCCCATACAAACTCGGTTTAGGTGGACCAATCGGTAACGGTAAACAATATATGTCATGGATACATATTGATGATATGGTTTCTGCTATCTTACACCTAGTTTTTGAAGAGCAAAGCCATGGTATTTATAACATCACGGCTCCTCACCCTGTAACCAACCGCATATTTAGCCAAGCCTTAGCAGGAACACTGCAACGCCCACATTTTTTATTCACTCCCAAATTATTAATCAAAACAATTTTAGGTGAATCCGCAGTATTACTTTTAGATAGCCAACGTATAAGACCAAAACGTTTAGTTAATGAAGGATTCAAATTTCGCTACTCACGGATAGAATCGGCATTAAAACAACTTCTACAATAA